Proteins from a single region of Lysinibacillus sp. JNUCC-52:
- a CDS encoding leucyl aminopeptidase produces MHIVKEAKTFESISTELLVVGVTKHREQMQDWASFSAFYGDSLNAWLSAGDVSTELKSITKLPFVKEHANLKRILFVGLDERKNLTEGDLRAAFGLVGKELKALKVKDYSIWLESFTTEAITVDDVAFIAGEGTTLGYYSIPHYKTTSNEVDKRIEAVHLVTTAEDLDKVVASFEVGIIYGDAVNEARSLINLPPNLLTATDLANYAQSLAIEYNFEVEILDKAQLEELGMGGILSVNQGSYEEPRLITLKYKATEDFTDPIGLVGKGVTYDTGGYSLKPKDSMVGMKGDMGGAAAVLGAMKIIGELRPNKNVVAVIGSTDNMVSDTAFKPDDVITTYSGKTVEILNTDAEGRLVLADATTYAKQQGATALIDVATLTGGVITALGLDKTGALSNDDAFYANFMEAAQETDEFVWRMPLTESDKKRIRKSDVADLNNSPGRDGHMIFGGGFVGEFVGELPWIHLDIAGTSDAVAAHDLGPKGGTGVMVRTLANFVQRLGEEK; encoded by the coding sequence ATGCATATTGTTAAAGAAGCAAAAACATTTGAATCGATTTCTACAGAATTATTAGTTGTAGGGGTTACTAAACATCGTGAACAAATGCAAGATTGGGCAAGTTTTTCAGCATTTTACGGAGATTCGCTAAATGCCTGGCTTAGTGCAGGTGATGTCTCAACAGAATTAAAATCTATTACTAAATTGCCATTTGTGAAGGAACATGCCAATTTAAAACGTATTTTATTTGTTGGCTTAGATGAGCGTAAAAACTTAACAGAAGGTGACTTACGTGCTGCCTTTGGATTAGTTGGCAAAGAGCTTAAAGCTTTAAAAGTAAAGGACTATTCAATTTGGCTTGAATCATTTACTACAGAAGCAATAACTGTAGATGATGTTGCATTTATAGCAGGTGAAGGAACTACGCTAGGCTATTATTCTATTCCACATTATAAAACAACTTCAAATGAAGTAGATAAACGTATTGAAGCTGTACATTTAGTGACAACTGCTGAGGATTTAGATAAAGTTGTGGCAAGCTTTGAAGTTGGTATTATTTATGGTGATGCGGTTAATGAAGCTCGTAGTTTAATTAATTTACCACCAAATCTATTAACTGCGACAGACTTAGCAAATTATGCGCAGTCACTTGCAATTGAATATAATTTTGAAGTGGAAATTTTAGATAAAGCTCAACTAGAAGAACTGGGTATGGGTGGTATTTTAAGTGTTAATCAAGGCTCATATGAGGAACCACGTTTAATCACGTTAAAATATAAAGCAACAGAAGACTTCACTGATCCAATTGGTCTTGTTGGTAAAGGCGTTACGTATGATACGGGTGGTTATTCTTTAAAACCTAAAGATTCTATGGTTGGTATGAAGGGCGATATGGGTGGTGCAGCAGCAGTACTCGGTGCTATGAAAATTATTGGTGAACTACGCCCTAATAAAAATGTAGTGGCAGTTATTGGTTCAACTGATAATATGGTTTCTGATACAGCCTTTAAACCAGATGATGTTATTACAACATATAGTGGTAAAACAGTGGAAATTTTAAATACGGATGCTGAAGGACGTTTAGTTTTGGCAGATGCTACTACATATGCTAAACAACAAGGTGCAACAGCACTTATTGATGTTGCTACTTTAACGGGTGGTGTTATTACAGCACTTGGCCTTGATAAAACAGGTGCACTTTCAAATGATGATGCATTCTATGCTAATTTCATGGAAGCAGCACAAGAGACAGATGAGTTTGTATGGCGTATGCCATTAACAGAAAGTGATAAAAAGCGAATTCGCAAATCAGATGTTGCCGATTTGAACAACTCTCCTGGTCGCGATGGTCATATGATTTTTGGTGGTGGCTTTGTAGGCGAATTTGTTGGTGAATTACCTTGGATTCATTTAGATATTGCAGGCACATCGGATGCAGTAGCTGCTCATGATTTAGGACCAAAAGGTGGTACGGGTGTCATGGTGCGTACATTAGCAAACTTTGTGCAACGATTAGGTGAAGAAAAATAG
- a CDS encoding uroporphyrin-III methyltransferase — protein MRNFGGYPGGGFGGGGFFWPIGVPFVGGLLGGFLGSQFNRYPYYPYYPNYRPYPPYRPGRPYPWNRRPW, from the coding sequence ATGCGAAATTTCGGAGGTTATCCAGGAGGCGGCTTTGGTGGCGGTGGCTTCTTTTGGCCAATAGGTGTACCATTTGTTGGCGGCTTATTAGGAGGCTTTCTAGGGTCACAATTTAACCGATATCCATACTATCCATATTATCCAAACTATCGACCATATCCACCTTATCGACCAGGTCGACCATATCCGTGGAATCGTAGACCTTGGTGA
- the cobA gene encoding uroporphyrinogen-III C-methyltransferase: protein MGKVYIVGAGPGDIDLITVRGLRCIEQADVILYDRLINKDLLAYAKKGAKLIFCGKLPNRHAMIQDHINHSLVSYAQQGFIVTRLKGGDPFVFGRGAEEAEVLAQHRIPFEIVPGITSGIAAPAYAGIPVTHRDLSSSFAMVTGHMREGKDDVIQWESLAKGIDTLAIYMGVGNLPYIQQQLIKYGRDEQTPVALIHWGTCLQQKTVVGTLGNIVDVAQQENIQNPSMIVIGEVVTLREKIQWFEETCPEMPLKEISV, encoded by the coding sequence TTGGGGAAGGTGTACATTGTTGGAGCAGGTCCAGGAGATATTGATTTAATTACGGTGCGAGGATTGCGCTGCATTGAACAGGCTGATGTCATTTTATACGACAGACTGATTAATAAGGATTTATTAGCGTATGCGAAAAAAGGTGCCAAGTTAATATTTTGCGGTAAGTTACCGAATCGACATGCCATGATTCAGGACCATATTAATCATTCTCTTGTAAGCTACGCACAGCAAGGCTTTATTGTCACAAGGTTAAAAGGGGGTGACCCATTCGTTTTTGGTAGAGGTGCTGAGGAAGCAGAAGTGCTTGCACAACATCGTATACCATTTGAAATCGTACCTGGGATTACTTCTGGTATAGCTGCACCAGCTTATGCGGGCATTCCTGTTACACATCGGGATTTAAGTTCTAGCTTTGCAATGGTCACAGGACATATGCGAGAGGGAAAAGATGATGTTATACAGTGGGAAAGTCTTGCGAAAGGCATAGATACACTTGCGATTTACATGGGGGTTGGAAATTTACCTTATATCCAACAGCAGTTAATAAAATACGGTCGTGATGAGCAAACGCCTGTCGCACTTATTCATTGGGGAACGTGTCTGCAACAAAAAACTGTCGTCGGTACATTAGGGAATATCGTGGACGTGGCACAGCAAGAAAATATTCAAAACCCAAGCATGATAGTAATTGGTGAAGTGGTGACATTACGGGAAAAAATCCAATGGTTTGAGGAAACTTGTCCTGAAATGCCTTTAAAAGAAATTTCAGTATAG
- a CDS encoding sirohydrochlorin chelatase codes for MQAILYVAHGSRVKAGVEQAVAFLQRVQQDVDLPIQEICFLELAQPTIAQGIENCVRQGATAIAIMPILLLAAQHAKHDIPQEMEKAKQRYPTVCFTYGEPLGVHELLIDTLQMRILETELDANKASVLLIGRGSSDPAVREDLAKIALRLRDKYSYVAVDTCFLYGAGPSLEDWLRQSQQYNRRVFIVPYLLFTGILRQSIAKQLHGYEENNLILCNSLGYDDNVRKVLVERIVQLVQLNYLEEGCFS; via the coding sequence ATGCAGGCTATTTTATATGTGGCACATGGTAGTCGTGTAAAAGCTGGTGTGGAGCAAGCAGTTGCATTTTTACAACGTGTGCAACAAGACGTGGATTTACCGATTCAGGAAATTTGTTTTTTAGAGCTAGCCCAACCGACGATTGCACAAGGTATAGAAAACTGCGTACGCCAAGGGGCTACAGCTATAGCAATTATGCCTATCCTTTTGTTAGCTGCTCAGCATGCGAAGCACGATATCCCTCAGGAGATGGAAAAGGCAAAACAGCGATACCCAACAGTATGCTTTACATATGGAGAGCCACTTGGCGTACATGAGCTATTAATTGACACATTACAAATGCGAATTTTAGAAACTGAGCTGGATGCTAACAAGGCAAGTGTCTTACTCATCGGTCGTGGAAGTAGTGATCCAGCAGTTAGGGAGGATTTAGCAAAAATTGCGTTAAGACTTCGTGATAAATATAGTTATGTAGCCGTTGATACGTGCTTTTTATACGGAGCGGGTCCTAGTTTAGAAGACTGGTTAAGGCAAAGTCAACAATATAATCGACGTGTATTTATCGTGCCGTATTTATTGTTTACTGGCATTTTACGTCAAAGTATTGCCAAGCAATTGCATGGGTATGAGGAAAACAACCTGATTTTATGTAATAGCTTAGGCTATGACGACAATGTAAGGAAAGTATTAGTAGAACGTATTGTTCAATTAGTGCAACTAAATTATTTGGAGGAAGGGTGTTTTTCGTAA
- a CDS encoding YezD family protein, translating to MVDKRKENVNLALDNVRQILNTVNHGSITLIVQNFYVVQIEKKEKIRLR from the coding sequence ATGGTAGATAAGAGAAAAGAAAATGTCAATCTAGCATTAGATAATGTCCGACAAATTTTAAATACAGTTAACCATGGTTCGATTACATTAATTGTACAAAATTTTTACGTTGTACAAATTGAAAAGAAAGAAAAAATTCGTCTTAGATAA
- a CDS encoding assimilatory sulfite reductase (NADPH) flavoprotein subunit: MKLQVINSPFNEEQVKLLNELLPNLTGEQKIWLNGYLSAPLATIDTNVVEEEKLSVAPTTKTVTLLYGSQTGNSQGLAEKYAAALKANNVEVTVTSLAKFKPNNLKKITNLLLVVSTHGEGEPPDQAIQFYEFLHSKRAPKLEHLHFSVLALGDSSYEFFCKTGQDFDEQFEKLGATRIVPRTDCDIDYDEAAANWFTAVQQALLQHTNTATKTDQKQIVEGDATYSRKNPYYAEVLENINLNGRGSNKETRHIELAIEGANFHFEPGDSIGILPENDESIVNALVTALQFNPQAQVTVFDEVMQLKDALQKKLEITVLSKPLLQKISAYTVHEEFAKLIESATAWKDYARGRDLVDIAEDFAPFTWDAQQFVNLLRKIPARLYSIASSQLANSDEVHLTIGKVSYETNGRVRFGVCSGSVAGRVNIGDTLPIYVHKNPNFRLPEQADTPIIMIGAGTGVAPYRAFLEEREELGIAGNTWLIFGDQHFVTDFLYQTDWQRWLASGILAQMDIAFSRDTDKKIYVQHKIEEKAQAFYEWLEQGAVIYVCGDEKSMAADVDQTIRRIIEQQGNKTPEEAKAYINELKQHKRYQRDVY; this comes from the coding sequence TTGAAACTGCAAGTAATAAACAGTCCTTTTAATGAGGAGCAGGTGAAGCTATTAAATGAGCTATTACCTAATTTAACAGGAGAACAAAAAATTTGGTTAAATGGTTACTTAAGTGCCCCACTAGCAACCATCGATACTAATGTAGTAGAAGAAGAAAAATTGTCAGTTGCCCCAACAACAAAAACAGTAACATTGTTATATGGTTCACAAACTGGAAATAGCCAAGGCTTAGCTGAAAAATATGCAGCTGCATTAAAAGCTAATAATGTTGAGGTGACAGTCACTTCTTTAGCGAAGTTTAAGCCAAATAATTTAAAGAAAATAACGAATTTATTGCTCGTAGTAAGTACACATGGGGAAGGGGAACCACCTGATCAAGCAATCCAATTCTATGAATTTTTACACAGTAAGCGTGCACCTAAATTAGAGCATTTGCATTTTTCCGTACTGGCATTAGGCGATAGCTCCTATGAATTTTTCTGTAAAACAGGTCAGGATTTTGACGAGCAATTTGAAAAGCTAGGCGCAACACGTATCGTGCCACGAACAGACTGTGATATCGATTACGACGAAGCAGCTGCCAATTGGTTTACGGCTGTTCAACAGGCGTTATTACAGCACACAAATACGGCAACAAAAACCGATCAAAAGCAAATAGTAGAAGGTGACGCTACATATTCCCGTAAAAATCCGTATTATGCTGAAGTATTGGAAAACATCAATTTAAATGGTCGAGGCTCAAATAAGGAAACGCGTCATATTGAGTTAGCGATTGAAGGAGCAAATTTTCATTTTGAGCCTGGAGATAGCATCGGTATTCTTCCAGAAAATGATGAATCAATAGTGAACGCATTAGTAACAGCATTACAGTTTAACCCACAGGCACAAGTAACTGTGTTTGATGAAGTAATGCAATTAAAAGATGCGCTACAGAAAAAGTTAGAAATTACGGTGTTATCGAAGCCACTTCTACAAAAAATCAGTGCCTATACGGTGCATGAGGAATTTGCCAAGCTAATTGAAAGTGCTACAGCTTGGAAGGACTATGCCAGAGGAAGAGATTTAGTAGATATCGCTGAAGATTTTGCTCCATTTACTTGGGATGCACAACAGTTTGTTAACCTGCTACGTAAAATACCAGCTAGACTTTATTCCATTGCGAGTAGCCAATTGGCAAATAGTGATGAGGTCCATTTAACAATTGGAAAAGTAAGCTATGAAACGAATGGCCGCGTACGTTTCGGGGTGTGCTCAGGTAGTGTTGCAGGGCGCGTTAATATTGGTGATACATTGCCAATTTATGTTCATAAAAATCCAAACTTTAGATTGCCAGAACAAGCTGATACACCAATTATTATGATTGGTGCTGGCACAGGAGTTGCTCCATATCGTGCATTTTTAGAGGAGCGAGAGGAATTAGGGATAGCGGGCAATACTTGGTTAATTTTTGGTGATCAGCATTTTGTAACGGATTTCCTTTATCAAACAGATTGGCAGCGTTGGCTTGCGTCAGGAATATTAGCTCAAATGGATATCGCCTTTTCTCGTGATACAGATAAAAAAATATATGTTCAACATAAAATCGAGGAGAAGGCACAAGCCTTTTACGAATGGCTGGAGCAAGGGGCTGTTATTTATGTATGTGGCGATGAAAAATCGATGGCAGCGGATGTCGATCAAACAATCCGTCGCATAATTGAGCAACAAGGGAACAAAACGCCTGAAGAAGCGAAAGCGTATATTAATGAATTGAAACAGCACAAGCGCTACCAACGTGACGTTTATTAG